A region of the Dehalococcoidia bacterium genome:
TACGGGCAGGGCGATACCGTGACGTCCACGACGCTGGAGGGGTTCAGTGTCAGCTTGGACGAGGTTTTTGGTGGAGAGTGGCATACGTGACTACCCCAATCATTCTACCGAGGCTTCCTCGGAATTGGCCGCCCCGGTATTCTCCCCGAGCTCGCCCGGATTGGTCGCAAGCTCCAAGTTCAAAGTCCCCGCCCTTGATCTCCGCCTTGATATAATCTC
Encoded here:
- a CDS encoding Uma2 family endonuclease; protein product: MQEYWIVDLTNRIVWVMLLRDGTLVEQGIYGQGDTVTSTTLEGFSVSLDEVFGGEWHT